A region of the Desertifilum tharense IPPAS B-1220 genome:
TACGCTCAGGCGTTTACAACGCGACAAATCAGCCGCTTTCACCTGCGGCTGCTCTCTTCTGACTGGTTTAAAGAAACAGTCACGCCCGAAGATCGTTACACCATCCGCAGGCTATTTCATGGCGTGCGTCGCGGCTGGTTAAAAGTTATTGACTAACTTTCTATTTTGTGGTAAGCGTGTGTGCCCCATCCCAGGCTAGGGGAGGTGGGCTGGTAAGAAATCCCTGCGATCGCTCTAAGTGAATTTCCACGGCGCGATCGTGGGGTTGCAGGTGCTTGGCTTGTTCAAAATAATGAATCGCTTCAATAAAATCGCGACTGATATAAGCAGACCGCCCTAAGCTGTAGAGGTCAAGAAACTCGCGGGTTTGGGTTTCTAGGAGTTCGTTGCGATCGCCAATCAGTTCGTAAACGCTAACCGCCTCATTTTTCCCCTTCACCCGAATTTTATCGAGTTCCCGCACCCAGATGCGATCGGCACAGTGATGATAAGTAAACTCGCTGATAATAATATCGCAGCCGTATTCTTTCGTCACCCCTTCTAGACGCGAACTCAAATTCACCCCATCGCCAATCACCGTGTAATCCATCCGTTTCTGGGAACCAATATTTCCCGATACCACCTCACCGGAACTAATCCCAATTCCAATCCGAATTTGCGGTTGATTTTCCATAAACCGCTTATTATTAAACTCCTTCAACCGCCGCCGCATATCCAGCGCCGACTGAACCGCCATCCACGCATGATTTTCTACCGGAAGCGGCGCGCCAAACACCGCCATCAGCGCATCGCCAATAAACTTATCGAGCGTCCCCTCATAATTAAACACCGCCTCCACCATCGTCTCAAAATACTGATTGAGCAGCCGCACCACTTCCTGAGCGCCCAAATTTTCCGTTAAGGTGGTATAACCGCGAATATCGGAAAACAGAATCGTGACATCCTTGCGTTCCCCTTCCATCAGCGCATCTTCACCCCGCGCCATCACCTGTTCCACCACCCCCGGATTCATGTAGCGATACATGGTGGTTTTCATCCGTTTTTCTTGGCTGATATCCTCAAGCACCACCAGCCCCCCGCGCACTGCACCATCGGGATTGGTTAGCGGGTTCACCGTCAAGTTAATACTGCGTTCAATCGGACGAACTTGCGCCTTATTCAGATATCCCTGGTAGCCATTTTGCAACAATTCCAGATCGTTCCAGGGAATATAGAGTTCTGGATTATGGCGATCGCGAATCGCTAAAATACAAATCCCTGCATCCTCCAGCGACACGCTATTATTGCCATCATTTAAGCAATACAAACCCGCCGTCAGCGTTTGTTCTGGGACATATTGCCGCGTGCCATAGGTTAAGCTATCCATCAGTCGCATTTGCAGATGTTCGACCGATACCACCTCCCAGACATAGCGGCCTAACAGCTTACTTTCCCACAACTGCAAATTCACCTTACCCGCCGACTTGTGAACCGGACAGCCTAACAGTTCTAGCGCCGCCTCATTCAGCGTCACAATTTTGCCCTGCATATCCGTAGAAATCACCGCATCCGATAGGCTTTGCAGAATATCTTTTTGATACTGCTTTTCTTGTAAAACGCTTTCAAATAACTTGGCATTTTCCAGCGCAATTCCCGCCTGGATATTAAACGCCTGCATAAACTCTTCATCAGAACTGGTAAAACTGCCCTGATGCTTATTAATTAACTGGCTAACTCCAATTAAATCCCCGGTTGAGTTAAATACGGGCATACATAAAATATTGCGCGTCACATAACCCGTCCGCTTATCCGTACTGGGGTCAAAACGCGGATCTTCATACGCATTGGGAATATTTAACACCTCACCCGTCGAAGCCACATAACCCGCAATCCCCTTATTAGCCGGAATGCGAATTTCCATCATCGTCATTCCGTCGGCTGTCGCCACCTTCGTCCACAGTTCGCCGCTTTCCTTGCGTAACAAAAATAGCGTACTGCGATCGGCCTGCATTAATTCCCGCGCCTGTTCCATCACCGATTTCAGGGTGGTTTCCACATCCAAACTCTGTCCTAGGGTTTGGGTCGCTTTTAATAGCGCGGCGGCCCCCCGTTGGTTGCGGGCGGCCATGTAAAAAGATTGACAGGTTTCTAAGATAATCCCAATTGAAGAGGCAAAATCGCGAAAGGTCTGTTCGTCTTCCTCATTAAAGGGTTCATCCCCGGCTTTATTGGACAGTTGAACAACAGCCACCACTTGGTTTTTACTGCTCATAATGGGCATACACAGCAAGTTGCGCGTGTGGTATCCCATTTGCTTGTCGAGTTCTTTGTTAAACAGGGGATGGGAAGACGCGTGGCTGATATTGAGGCATTGACCCGTAGAAGCGACATGACCAGCAATGCCAATATTGAGGGGAATCCGAATTTCTATGGGTTTTGCGGTTTCAGACTGGCTAATTTTTGACCAAAGCTGTCCTTTTTCGCCATCGACTAGAAAGATAGTGGTGCGGTCGGCTTGTAGAATTTGCCCAATTTTGAGGGTTAAGGCATCTAGAATCTGTTCCAGCATGGATTCTAGGGCTTCGTTGTTGATCAGATCGATCGCCCTGAGAAATTGCTGAAACTCTGCGGTAATGAAATCTAGCAGGCAGACAAACTCTGGAACCCGCAGGGTTTTGACCCGTTGTGTTAGGGCACCCATCAAGTTAACTTGAGCTAAGGTTGCAAGAACGCTGCCAGTAGTGTTAGGAAGTGTCATGATGATGCCGCTTCAACGAGCTTAACCTAGCCCGGAGATCCAAACAGGGACGCCCTTGAGTCGAAGAATTGGGTAGAGTTAGGGCTACGCTACCTTACACACAGAATGTTAACTTGGTTTTCAATTCTTCGGTTCCGTTTTTCTAGAGAAATCGGACAGGTGCTAGGAAGATAGCAGGGAACTGAGGGCTGATAGACAAGTGTAGGGCGAGAAAACTCGCCCTACCTTCAAGTATGCCCAAGTTTGCCGGAAAACTACACGGGTTAGGCGGCAGTAAACTGCTGGGAGGGATATAAAACGGATTGATAGTATTGTCGCAGTTGGCGCGTTGCTGCACTCCAACTCCAGCGTTCGGCCTCGGCGCGGGCGTTTTCTCGCAGCAGTTCGCGCATCTTGGCATCATTGAGGAGGCGTTGGGTTGCGGCGATCGCGCCTTGTTCCTCATCGGGGTCGAACAGGCAGCCATTCACCCCATCGGTCACAATATCGACAATACCGCCCCGTGCAGCAGCGACGACAGGGCATCCGGCAGCCATTGCTTCGAGGAGAACTAACCCCAACGTTTCAGTCCGGGAGGGGAAAATAAAGGCATCGGCTGAGGCAAAGGCAGACGCGAGTTCTAACCCCTGGAGGTAGCCGACGAAATGGGTGGGAGTGCCTGCGAAATGAGCTTCTAAGGCTTGGCGGTGGGGCCCATCGCCCACTAGGGCTAAACGGGCGTTGGGAATGGCTTCTAGGATGGGTTTAATCCGATCGATTTCTTTTTCTGCCCCCAAACGACCCACGTAGAGGAGTAAAGGGGCGTCTGGGTGGCCTTGGGAGAGGCGATCGCGCATTTGCGAACTGGCGAGGGTGGGTTGGAACATTTCGGTATCCACGCCCCGCTGCCATAGGTCTACGCGCTCAATTCCGTGACTCGCCAATTCCTGTACCATAGCCGTTGAGGTACACAGGTTTAACTCGGCCTGGTTGTGCATGGATTTCAGCAGTTCCCACAGCACGCCCTCTAGCATGGCTAACCCGTAATGCTGCAAGTATTTGGGGAGGTGGGTATGGTAGGAGGCAACCAGGGGAATATTTAATTTTTTACCGTAATACAGTCCGGCGACTCCCAAAACGGCAGGGTTCGCTACGTGAATAATATCCGGTTGAAAGGCTTCTAGCGCGTAGCCAATGGAAGGACGCGGTAGGGCCATTTTCAATTCGGGATACAGTGGTAAGGGGAAGCCGGAAACGCCGCAAATTTGTGCGCCTTTGTATTCGGTCAGACCCCCGTCTGGACAGAATACCATCACTTGATCCCCCGAACGTTGCAGGTGATCTACGGTATGGCGCAGGCGAGTCACAATCCCATCCACTTTCGGTAAAAAAGTTTCGGTGAAAAGCGCAATTCGCATAAGTGTTGCTACGATGACGATCGATTAAACGCGAGTTCTAGACATTCGACGATTTAGGCGGGAGATGCGCTGAATGTCAAAACCAAGCATGAGGTTCTTTATTCATAATCCCATGCCTTTTGCCCAACCGCGAACGATCTGAGTTTTTCTAGGAATCTATTAATTGAATTGCCTTTGAACTCCTGAATCATGCATGTATAGAAGCTAACAAAGTTGCTTAAAGTACCCGCGCGAGGTGGGACTGCGATCGATGTTCGGGAGGCGGTTCTACTGCCATTAACCTTTAATGGCAAAGGGCGATCGCGCTTCTCGCTGAGTCATACCGCCTCACGCATTGGGTGGGTTTGCTTACTTTCGATGCCAAGAAACTTTAGGGAGAATTTGTTTTTGATCGACCCGATGTTTGTATTTGACGGCAAAGTTCAGCAGCGAGTCTAACAGAGAATCCGACAAATAATGCGGTTGTAGACCCAAACTCAAAAGGCTGGTGTTTTTCGCGTTAAAGTAATGCTCTTCTTTTTCAACGCGGGGGTTATCGAGGTTGTTGATTTCAACATCTAATCCCAGAGAAGTGGCCGCTTTTTTCACCATTAAGGCCAGATCGCCGACGCTAAACATTTCGGTAAATTGGTTAAATACGCGGAATTCACCTGCATTTGCCGGATTGGCGATCGCAATCTCGACGCAGCGTACTGTATCCCGGATATCTAAGAATGCCCGCGTTTGTCCGCCCGTTCCGTATACGGTGAGGGGATGTCCGACAGCCGCTTGAATGCAAAAACGGTTCAGCGCTGTCCCAAAAATACCATCATAATCGAGGCGGTTGATCAGCAACTCGTCCATCCCGGTTTCTTCGGTGAGAACGCCATACACCACGCCTTGGTTGAGATCGGTGGCGCGCAGTCCCCAAATCTTGCAAGCAAAGTGAATATTGTGCGAGTCGTGGACTTTGGACAGGTGATAGAAACTTCCCGGCTGTTTGGGGTAGGGAAGCGTGTCTTTGCGCCCGTTATGCTCGATGGTGATGTAGCCTTCTTCGATGTCAATGTTGGGGGTGCCATATTCTCCCATTGTCCCCAGTTTGACGAGGTGACAGTCGGGGAAATGATCGCGCAGGGCGTATAAGATGTTTAGGTTGCCCACAACGTTGTTAACTTGGGTGAGAACGGCGTGTTCGCGGTCGATCATTGA
Encoded here:
- a CDS encoding adenylate/guanylate cyclase domain-containing protein, encoding MTLPNTTGSVLATLAQVNLMGALTQRVKTLRVPEFVCLLDFITAEFQQFLRAIDLINNEALESMLEQILDALTLKIGQILQADRTTIFLVDGEKGQLWSKISQSETAKPIEIRIPLNIGIAGHVASTGQCLNISHASSHPLFNKELDKQMGYHTRNLLCMPIMSSKNQVVAVVQLSNKAGDEPFNEEDEQTFRDFASSIGIILETCQSFYMAARNQRGAAALLKATQTLGQSLDVETTLKSVMEQARELMQADRSTLFLLRKESGELWTKVATADGMTMMEIRIPANKGIAGYVASTGEVLNIPNAYEDPRFDPSTDKRTGYVTRNILCMPVFNSTGDLIGVSQLINKHQGSFTSSDEEFMQAFNIQAGIALENAKLFESVLQEKQYQKDILQSLSDAVISTDMQGKIVTLNEAALELLGCPVHKSAGKVNLQLWESKLLGRYVWEVVSVEHLQMRLMDSLTYGTRQYVPEQTLTAGLYCLNDGNNSVSLEDAGICILAIRDRHNPELYIPWNDLELLQNGYQGYLNKAQVRPIERSINLTVNPLTNPDGAVRGGLVVLEDISQEKRMKTTMYRYMNPGVVEQVMARGEDALMEGERKDVTILFSDIRGYTTLTENLGAQEVVRLLNQYFETMVEAVFNYEGTLDKFIGDALMAVFGAPLPVENHAWMAVQSALDMRRRLKEFNNKRFMENQPQIRIGIGISSGEVVSGNIGSQKRMDYTVIGDGVNLSSRLEGVTKEYGCDIIISEFTYHHCADRIWVRELDKIRVKGKNEAVSVYELIGDRNELLETQTREFLDLYSLGRSAYISRDFIEAIHYFEQAKHLQPHDRAVEIHLERSQGFLTSPPPLAWDGAHTLTTK
- a CDS encoding glycosyltransferase family 1 protein, which encodes MRIALFTETFLPKVDGIVTRLRHTVDHLQRSGDQVMVFCPDGGLTEYKGAQICGVSGFPLPLYPELKMALPRPSIGYALEAFQPDIIHVANPAVLGVAGLYYGKKLNIPLVASYHTHLPKYLQHYGLAMLEGVLWELLKSMHNQAELNLCTSTAMVQELASHGIERVDLWQRGVDTEMFQPTLASSQMRDRLSQGHPDAPLLLYVGRLGAEKEIDRIKPILEAIPNARLALVGDGPHRQALEAHFAGTPTHFVGYLQGLELASAFASADAFIFPSRTETLGLVLLEAMAAGCPVVAAARGGIVDIVTDGVNGCLFDPDEEQGAIAATQRLLNDAKMRELLRENARAEAERWSWSAATRQLRQYYQSVLYPSQQFTAA
- a CDS encoding NAD-dependent epimerase/dehydratase family protein encodes the protein MKVLVIGGDGYCGWATALYLSNRGYEVGILDSLVRRHWDLEQCIETLTPIAPIQQRLQRWTDLTGKNIELFIGDINNYDFLVKSLLKFEPEAIVHFGEQRSAPFSMIDREHAVLTQVNNVVGNLNILYALRDHFPDCHLVKLGTMGEYGTPNIDIEEGYITIEHNGRKDTLPYPKQPGSFYHLSKVHDSHNIHFACKIWGLRATDLNQGVVYGVLTEETGMDELLINRLDYDGIFGTALNRFCIQAAVGHPLTVYGTGGQTRAFLDIRDTVRCVEIAIANPANAGEFRVFNQFTEMFSVGDLALMVKKAATSLGLDVEINNLDNPRVEKEEHYFNAKNTSLLSLGLQPHYLSDSLLDSLLNFAVKYKHRVDQKQILPKVSWHRK